The genomic interval ACGGGTCCCAAAGTTGGTACCACAGCAACAATAAatgattctgtaaaatacagataGAGTGCAGCAGCAATGAAGACACGGAGCATTCAGTTCGTCATCCAGATTGCGGAGGACGGAGGTCGGAGGAGGGGGCGGAGATTCCCCCCCTAAGACAACCCGGAGCGCAACTGCTCAACGGTGTCAACAGTTCCACCTTAGTGCTGCTTACATTCAACATCTCTCCATAATACATatggaaaagtaaaatgacGTGCTTGTCACTTACattaatagaaataatattAGACCTGGAAAATCCCTGAAATTGCCTGTTCGgtttactaaattaaataaacacagttttgGGGTGGGTCACACACTCCCCCAGCAACAAAAGTGGGTCCTGACACTTGCTTTTAGCAGTTCAACTTAATGTGTTCCTGGTCTTCCTCAATGACACTTTCCCTTTCAGATGCAGGCTCAACAGGAACTGTTTCCCTAAAGTAAGCTCCTGTCTGCTCAGGATGGTTCTGTACCTCACGGATTATCATTTGGTCAGGTGTGACCTGTCCAACTCTTGGTATACGCAGCCAATACCGTGgtccttcctcttcttcgtcTGACTCACTTGTGTCATGGTCAGGTGTCTGCTCGATTGTGTTCAATggtttttttgtctttccatTTCCCTTTTGTGACTTGACAGGTGTGTTTGTTGCAGGTAGCTCTAACGGTAAGTAATTTACTTGGAGCAACACATTTCTGTGGAGCGTGCGAATACGGCCACTGTCTCAGGGCTCACCTTGTAGACTGCGTTCTCACCAAGCTGCTCTCGGACAATGTAGATTGTCTTTTCCCAGTAGGGTTTTAGTTTGTATGGACCTCCTCTTTCAGCAACGTTACGGACAAGGACCCTATCTCTTGGCTGAAGAGTCACACCTCTGTTTCTTCGGTCATAGAAGTGTTTGCCTTTAGCACTCGACTGTTAGCTGTTGGTGCTTGCTATTTTATATGCCTCAATCATATTTTCTGCCCATTTTTCTGCATACCCTCTTGCTgtgcttgttttttcttctgttaccAACCCAAAGAGCAGGTCAACAGGAAGACGTGGGCTGCGACCATACAACAGATAGTATGAGGAGTAGCTTGTTGACTCATGCTTGGTACAATTGTACGCATGAATGACATGTGACAGGTGATCCTtccaggtctctctctctctttctcgcatAGTGTTCGAAGCATTTGCAACAGTGTCCGATTGAACCTCTCTGCAGGGTTGCCTTGTGGATGGTAAGGGGATGTCCTGGAATGGCTCACACCGGAGAACTGTCTGAGAGCTCTGAAAAGCTCATTTTCAAACTCCCGGCCCTGATCATGGTGCAGTTTGGCAGGGTATCCGAATCGAGGGACAAAGTCATTAAAAATCTTGTCAGCAGCGGTTTTGCCGGCCTTGTTTCTAGTTGGATATGCTTGGGCAAACCTGGTGAAGTGGTCGATTACCACCAGAATATACTCACCACCCACCACGGCTGGTCTCAAGGTGGAGAAAGTCAATACAGACAAGTTCAAGGGGTGAGCTTGATGTAAGACTCCCCATCGGCGCTCTGTCATGTAGAGCTGGCTTTTTTTGCATTATACAACGACACTTCCTGGTTATGTACTCTTCAATGTCCCTTTTCATAAAAGGCCAATAAAAACGTTCCCTTGCCAGACTTACAAAATTTACAAAACTCGTTCTACACCAACATGTCCCATATTGTTGTGCAGGTGGGTGAGGACTGTCTGTTTAAAGGTGGCCGGTAAGACTAGCTGTTTGCGACCAAACGATTTCCTATACAGGTGGCCATTCTCTACACGTAACCTGCTCCACTCTCTTGCGACATTTCTTGTGGATGTGTCCAATGTCTTGTGTCTGTCCTCAGTCAGTTCTGTGTTGCTCTCCTTTAACTCTAGGATTTTTCCAATGACATGATCTTTCCGCTGTTCGCTTGCCAGTTCATTGTGGTCAATTAATGGGAAAGGTTCTGTGTGAACTTGTTGTTCAGATGCGATGTGTAGGGCTGCAACCCATGCTATTTCCCCCTGCTCGGCTGTTCTGCTACCTTCCCAGGTGGCACACACTGCTTCCTCTGACCATGTCTCTGAACACTGACTCATGTAGGTATTGATGTCAATGGGACAACGAGATAGGATGTCTACAACAACATTCAGTCTGCCCGGCTTGTATCTTATCTCAAAGTGAAAGTCTGCAAGCTGCCCTACCCAGCGATAGCCCACTGCATTAAGCTTAGCAGTGCTCATCATGTAAGTCAGGGGATTGTTATCAGAATAGACAATAAAATGGGATGCATAAaataagggttagggttagggttagggttagtagtTTTGTTCTGCTGGTGTTAGTGTACGGGACCCATAGCCGATCACTCTCATCTTTCCATCCTGGTTTTGGTAGAGGACCGTCCCTAGGCCTTGTTGAGATGCATCGGTGTGGAGTACGAAGGGACAGTCAAAGTCTGGGTATGCCAACACTGGCGGGTTGGTTAAGATATTTATGAGTCTTTCGAGAATCTGCTGGTGCTCACTGTTCCACTCTACTGAAGTGCGTGAATGCAGCTGAGGTCCCTTTGTTTTTCCCCCTGCAGTCTTGGGTTGAGGTGAACTGGACTTTACCTGGTTCAGCGTATAAAGCGAGTCTTCTCCTTCAACGCCTGCACTGCCTCGACATCTTTTGGATCCACTCTTACTCCTTCTGCAGACACTAGCCGATCAACATACCTGACTTCCTTCCGAAATAACTCACACTTTTCTGGCCTCAACTTAACCCCGTGTCGCTGCAGAGCTTGGAGTACATGGCCCAGCACTTTCACATGCTCTATAAAAGACCTGTAGAAGCAGAGGACACCGTCCAGATAAGGGATGTAACACTCATCCCTCAGAGTGTCGAGCATTTCCTCCATGCTTCTTTGGAAGGCTGCTGGCGCGTTTGATAACCCAAAGGGTATTCTGACCCATTCATAGAAACCCCATGGGGTTGTGAAGGCAGTCAGGTGCCTGGAACCTTCAGCAATGAAGCCTTGGTGATAAGCCTTGCCCTGGTCAAGGATGGAAAACCAGCTATAGCCCCCCAGCAAGTCAATCAAGTCCTGGATGTGGGGAAGGGGATGTTTATCCGGCACAgtctttttgttcagcagtcgGTAGTCAATACAAAGGAGCAGTGACCCATCTTtcttccttacacacacacgataGGTGCAGCATATGGAGAATGGGACTTTACAATCCATCCTTTCACCAACAACTCTTGGATGTACTCTTTTACTACCTTGTACAGCGGCTTTGGGATGGAAACATAAGCCTGTTGTTGTTCTTGATTAAGATGACTGAGGTCAACAGGTGGCCGCCACAGCTCAGTCAAGGGAGTCCTAGGAGTGGTCATATTGTTGACTTCAGCCCTAACTCTTGTAGCCGGTGGTGTCTGTCTTTCCCAACTCAATGACTTTGGCTACATGCTGAATGGAGCCCAAAGTGGTTCTCCTTGGAAGAATGATTACATGTCTTGTATGATTGGAAATGGGTACACTGATAAGTGGCCACTTGCTCTTGCTAATCTCTAAGAGGCCCTCCCCGACACTCAGCTGTTCTCAAGTTGTACTCTCTTCCGAAGGTTCATATAGGACAACAGGGTCGGATGTGTCAAAGCTAGATGGTACTCTGCACCTTACATGCATGGTTTTTCCCGCTGGAATCGTCACATCCTCTCTACCCACTCTGATTGTGGCCATGCTGCGGATTGGTGTCTTATTAACCTGAATGAAATTAACCATAGCCATTGCCTGTTCTTCCACACCAAGTGCTTTTTGGAAGAGGCTAATAACCAATGCAAATTCATCTATAGTCGATTCTCGTCCCTGGCTGGCTGATCAAGAAGGGGACCTGTATTGCAAGGTTTGGATGTCATTTCCTGTGAGGTTGACCATCATGCCCACCTATCCATCATATGGGATTGCTTGTCCGTTTGCAGCAAACAGATGAAGGCTTTCGTCTGGGTCAAGAAGCTCTTCCTGTGGTCGCACTGGTTGATCTGGGATAAATTTCTCTTTCCAGTACCTGTCAATGAGACTTACTTGTGAACCAGAGTCAAATAGCACTGTTACTGCATAACCACTGATGAAACATTTCAGCAGACTCTTTTTCCCAATAAGTGGCGCAGTGCGGGAGGAATTTTCAGGGGTCACAAGTGTCTCTTGGGAGCGGGGGTCACTGGCTCTTTTGCAATGTTGTTTTAGTTTAGAGTGTCGCTGTTTACGTGTGGAGGTTACTGAGTGGGACTGGAACTGTGGAACGGTCTCTGGTTGTCCCTCAACAGAAAACGGTTCCTGTTTCCCGGCTGCCTTGTTCTTTTCAAACAGCCAACTGCTCGATGTCCTGGATCGCTACACCCAAAACAGTGGTTACAGTTCTCTAAGTCCTGGTGTAGACAGTTAGTACAGCTGGGTATTTTACCTTTCCTTGTGAGAGGAAGCTGGCTTGATGTGGGATGAGGTACTTTGTTGGACATAGACATCGGAGGAGGATGTAACTGGGCCTGGCCCATTGTTTGGACAGGTAGAGTCTTTGAGGGTGTTGTATGTATGACTGCCGTTTGCTGTTCCATTAAAGCTGCAACCATGTTCGTTAAAGTCTCTACTTGAAAACTGAGAAGTTGTATTGTGTGCTGTTCTTTCTTGTCAGCGATTTCTTCTACATCATTCACCCgaacactgtgtgtatgtgttgtttaCTGTTGGGAGACATAACCTAGTCTGCGCTGATGTTCATTTTCGTcactgattattttcattacctGGCTGACAATTTCCTCATCAGTAACATGGCTGTTTGAGAGGAGCGGCCTCAGCTGCTGTCTAATGTCCGTATGTTTGGATCCTAGCCCCTGGTAAATGGTGTGCAGAAAAACCTCAGGGATGGTTTTAGAGTTATAGCGAATGTctgtgttgatttgttttgacTGGAAGATCATTTTCAGTTTGAGTCTAATCATGCGATACAGGAACTGCTGAGGTGATTCTTGCTCTGTACTGACCTTTTCACCAAGGTCAGACCTTATAAAGCCCTTTAGTTCACAGAGTGTTATTGCATCCTTATTGGTGAGCATGTCTTTGAAGGCACCTGGCTTAACAATCCTCAGCACACTTCGAATAACACCTCTGTCTCTGTGAATCCCTCCCTGACTCCCTCATCTATCTGTTTGCAGATGCtgctatatataatattagagTTTTGGTCCCCAATCTGTCCACTATGTACCTTAAATTCTCTTCGCTGGAGATAAGGGAGGTCCTTTAAGAAAACCATTTTCTCTGTATCAGCCTTTGATGTAGTGTAGCGTGCTTGAAGGAAAATGATTACAGAAACAACATGGAGATGTTAACAAGCCATCTTTCTCCACTTCTGGTTGCCTAGATGGAGACCAATCAGAAAGAGGCAGAATGGCCAATCAGAAACAGTAGTCTTGGAAATAGCCAATTAGGATTGTTTGTCTGTGAGGACAAAGGAAGTGATATTGCAGAGTGATTGCACCAGCGCCTAGCTACACAAACATGCTCAAATGACACCTCACTTTTTGCCTTCCAACCCTAATTTTCCCGGAGTGTAAGATCTTGATTGCATCGGTGCCGGCAAGAGAGAACGTCTCATTATTGCACCAAAACAATCGCCACCTCAGAGGCAATGGAACTgagattttgttttcattaggGAGCTATTGAGTCTCCGGCTCTCAAGTCAAGGccagcacacatgcacacacacatacaccaagGCTCAAGTCTGGCAATTTTATTCAAAGGATTTGTACCTTACTCCAGTCCACTTAATGAAGCTGTAAATTTAAAGACATGAGAGCCTTTACAGTGCTCCTCTGAGAGCTGCTCCAATGATCCTGGGACTGAGCTGGTTAATTAACTGATTATTTGCTTGGCTGGAAGCCACGGAGAAATGAGTTGGATGTGGGGAGAGACAAGAAGgacaggaaaagagagagaacagaagagagaagaagcaaaCAGGAAAAGAGACTATAGATGAGGAACATTGGGCAGGCAGAAGAAAAGCACGGAAGAATGAAGGATAAGGACAGGAATAGAAAGTATGACGTAAAAAGGAATGTagggaagaaaaaggaaaagagaagatgagaaaagaagagaacatTATGTCAAGAGTAGAAGGTTAGTAAATGTCTTCAAGGCCAGTAATAACTGTATGCTCGCAAAAAAAAGTAGGCAAAGATCAGAATCAATGTGTCTCATTAATCTGCAGTATTTCTGAAATACAACTTCCAACCACCAGTGGCAGCACTGAGTGCACGACAGAAGAGCAGCACTCAGATTGTGCCATGTTTGATTTTATATGGTTTGTATTGGCTCTAATGGAAGTAAATCATGAGTAAATCACCCACATGACAACACTTTCCCCACCTGTAAAGTGTCTAAGAAGAAGGAGTTTGTATTTTCAACTTTCTTCCAGTAATGAAATTAAACCCACAGTATCTGAAATGTTCGGGGTCTCAGAGATGGACGTTCAACATGGAGGCTTCGGGTATTAGAAAAACCATCAGTTGATCAAAAAGTTTAAACTTATAATGTTATTTACCTTTCTTACTGGGATGTATAAGAATAGTACTCAAAGTGTAGAGATATGGATGCAAATAAGTGAAAGAAATAATACTTAAAAGAAGCAATTGATAATATTGATAACTTTCGGCCACTAGATGGTGTACTCCCCCTTCCCCTTTAATTGCATTTGCGCATTTCTTTTCCACACGAACTGGCAACTACTAAGACTCTTCATCGCTGACGACAAAGAGATACCACCTGATACCAACGTCATCATACTATTGGCTCACAAGCCGTGTTAGCAACGGCACTGGCGGCACAGAACATTCATTTCAGACCCAaattctttttaattgttttttattttcaaattcataatattgttttttaggAAAAGCACAACATTTATTCTGTATCCTTTCTAAAAGGTAGGTGGGTGTATtctttaaaattattattacgCAGGTGTACGGTGCCTGAACGCATTCTGTGTGCAAAGACGGAGCACTGAAGCTGCTCCCGCTCAGCTATTGTTCATAATGTAACTGTAATTACTGCTGCTGTGAAGTTACACTTATGTATAGGCCATTTGTAGATTTAGTTATAGCTGTTgattataaaatacaacaagagAGAAAGTGTGCACATGTGGATGAGACAGAGGGAGCGTGTATATGGACAGAAGTGGATACACAAAACAGTAACTTTCTATGATCTGGGTggaaaataacattaacatattgCTTTTGACAACATCCACAATGTGGATGTGAAAATACTTTGTACAAATTAAACTCCAGGCAACTTGCTAGCTTATGATTATAAAAGATGAAACTTGCAATGCATGACTTCTTGCATTGTaagattaaatacatttaatataaatcagaaacacatgacattttaaaagtgcaTCTCAAGTATTATGCTGCCAATCCCTGCAAAACTGGATCCACAGACTTCCTTTAAGCTGTGGCATTTATCAAAAGCCTTTCCCTGGCTTACGCATAAACTCTTATATTTCAAAAGAAGCAGCGGCTGAACCTTTTATGTCTAAAAATCACACATTATCTTTTAAAGTATGGCTTTTCAATaggatacacacaaacacacacaagtaagAGTAGACGGAGACAAAGGTTCATGTTTGTATCATattctcattttattatttgcGGTAGCTGAGGTCTCCATTGTAACTGTTTAAGAGGTCAAATGTCAGTCAGCAGTTAGATCTTCTTGCTGGTTCTCTTCAGCACTACAGAGCCGGCTTTGGAGGtctagagagagacagagaaagtggTAAATGACTAAAGAAAGGAGTACATTATTGCAGTGTCTTGTTATACTTctataaacatgttatagttCCCAGAACAATTTCacttgtaataaataaatgcattttattttacgTCTTATTTTTcctaatattgtatttaaaaaaattattttttgaaaaGCAGAAATTGGAATGGAAACACGTTGAGCTGCAAATAGATTAACATTTGGAAACAAATGACTGACGCtgactgaaggatgaagtgttcctttatgttttgagaaaatggtCCTAattcttttgttaaataaactatttaaaaaaccCTGTTGGACCTGCTGGATGCACGACCGTAAACATTTACAGCAGTagaatgcaacatacacattaatgcagcaatatatatattagtaaaacactcacagggaacattttactgcacaatgagtactttaagtacattttgctgataatacttacatacttttacttaagtaaaggatctaaatacttcttccaccactgaatgTGAGACAGAATTGCTTGTTAAGATGCATTAATTTGCACGACTCTGTGTTTGAGACAGTTTTTTTCGTTAGCAAGTGCCTATCCCCGGCTGCAGAAATATAACATTAATGACTCTAATGATCCCTGTGGGGTGTTGAGTATAATAACTGCTGTCATCACGCCAGGTTCTCAGCGCTAAAAGCCGAAGCGAGTGTGTTTACCTCGACGAGCTTGCCTCCGCTGATCTCAGAGGTGTGGTGGTAGTTGGGGAAGGCCACGCTCAGCTTGCCTTCCTCCATGTGCACTGTGGCCTGAAAACACAGAGGTTATAATCAGTCAGAGAATCAGGGTACATTCATCTTCCCCTCCCTTTCTTCTGGGTTTATAATCACCCTAATGCTTGCATATTTCTGCCCCGCACAGCTGGAACTTTAAGACTAAAGAAGCCTCCTACCTTGAATTTCTTTCCTCCGATGGTCTCCATGTCGCACTCCTTGTCGATGATGAACTTGTTGGTGACCTTGGCGTTTGTGGGGTACATCTGGGTCCAGGAGAAGTTATCGCCGTCCTGAGTGACCTCTGTGACCATCTTGTAGTCACGGCCCTTCTCGATGACGTCATCAGGGATACCTAGAGCGGGGGAAAAAAGAGGAGTTTGAGCCCAAGTTAGTCCAGAGAATCAGAGAGGACAGTAGGGAAGTAAAATGCACGTGTTGTTTGGCTGAGAAAAGCTTTTGTCCATTTTACCGAGCAGCTTGCAGAATGCGTCGTATCCCTCCTGGTTCTCAGTTTCCCATTTTCCAGCGAAGGCcattttgttggttttggtgtGTGGAGGCGTGAGATCAGAGATGCTGAGGCAAGCTGAGGGAAAAGCAAGGTACTGAGATCAACACTGTTCcctgtttatatactgtatactcccCGCCACCTCCCTCATCTGCATGTGATGACACTAGAGTGCAATTACAGCTGAATATGATGACTACAATAGAGGGCAATAACCTGCATAAACGATCGTTTATGGAGTTCCCAAGCAGTGAGTAAAATGCTGACGGCCCACCAGTGTGAGCTTGTAGCTCACCGGCAGGTCAATGAACTCTCCTGCAACGGCTCTATGGTTGCACCCTTCGCTTTTACTGCCGCAGACTCGtctaaaatcaaataaaaatataatccCTTTATTTGAGGTGGTTTATTATCTTGCACTGTGAATGGTCTGTAAAAAGATCATATGTACTTGTTCAAGGTCTTTTATTCACAGGCTGGCATTGAAAAAACTCCAGAATATGATGAAACGTGATGCGAGTCATTTCAGTATTTTATAACTTGTACATTTGTGTAAAGAGTTACGGATAATTATTTAGTTTGTATAAAAAGTCTATCCAGTGCTGGATTATTAACCAGGTAATTGGCCCAGACACCCTGGATACCCAAAAGACCCTAGCTCATTGTGTTTCAATTGTTTTATCCTTTTTACGTGATCAATTGCAAATCTAAAGTACAATATCAGCTGAGCCCTGCATTATAATTGAGTCTTACCCTGTCTGGTGACATAATCTAGTTTCtaaactttaattatttaagttGGTGTTGTGCTAGCATTGTGTTGTGCTAGTGTTGTATATATTCCTAAATACAATTGCATTTACATAATAAGGCTGAAGATATCTTATGATTGTCACCAAATACCAGAAAAGACTTTAGTCAACAATGAATGAGTCTGAATACTGTCTGACTTCCCTCGTCTGTCTGTGGCACTCAGCCCCATGCCCATTTGTTCCTACCGAAGACATTCATCTTTAACTATATACTTGAATTTtttgttaaaatacatttctcaaaGCAGCGGGGCATTGTAGCTTTAAGCCAACGTTACGTGGATTTGGTATTTAGGGCACCAGGGAATAGACGCAGAATATGAATGAAAATGGGAAATGGAATCAGAATAAACTACAGTACCAATCTTCATCACGGTAAAGGAACATGTCGTCCAGAGTAATAAGATATATCAAGCTTTGGCTACACAGACGATACGTATTGTTGGTTTTTGGCCTTTTTTATGGGATTTATTGACCGCATACTAACTGACACAGAAAACCTTGGAGCCAGGTCTTAATATTCCAGCGTTATGGTTAGATTCAGAGATTTTGTGCAGGACATAATGAAGCCGCCTGTTATAGTGTGCTGTGAGCTCTGCACTAGGGATTGATAGAAGTTATAGTCGATAACTAATCACACACGTACCTGATGATTCTTattttcaacctttttttcCAGTAGTATCTATGAATTGTGAGCACACATGCGAAAAGAAAGGTGATGCAACACGACTAAAACAGCATTCTCATAATACTATATTGGCCTAAATGCAAGACGATATTTCTTATTATATGTACTTCTACTGCATTTATCCAAACTTTATGacattaagtgtgtgtttctggataTTTACAAAGGTGTTTGTAGATTAATTGGATTGCGGGGGAAGTTTGtatgtattcttttatttaatttgtttgtaatatttagatttattatgTTGACTTCTTTAATCTAGAAGTCATATTTTGCATTTGTGTACAGTTAATCCAGTTGTGTAAATATACATGCAATGTGCCATTCTGTGTTAACAATCtgaaaacctaataaaaataaagtttgtttttaaaatactttcaaTACTATCAATGTAAAAAGGGTCTCAGTCCTTGTGTCattaaaagtaaagtattttcTATATAATTAACTAAAATCAATACCACAAAATATATGGAGTAATATTATTCCCTGTAGATAATTGAAATATTTCTGACGGTAGATGTGTGGCAGAAAgttgaataaaaacagcaaacttCAAACTAAAACTCACTCTCACTTTGTCAGAATTGAAAGCCCGAGGTGCTTCAGTCGTGTCGTCACCTTAATGGACAGTTTTCAGCCACTATTGTGTTCAAGCGACATTATCCTGTAATTCTGTTAACATTGTTTCTAAACCACGAAAAGTCAACATGGCCTTGGAGGTCTTTATAGATACATAAAACATCATATTGGCCAACATCCTATTAAAGACTCCCACTATCGCTCTCTCTTTGTTTACTGTCTctttatcacacacactcacacaagcgGTGAGTGTGCTGAAGTGCACAAATGCAGAGAAGACACATTTAACATGTCATCCCGCCACTTTTTACATCTGGGTGAATTGTGTTCTGCAACATGACGTGACATTGGGCTCAGGACGACCTTTAACGCTCTTGTATTTGACCTTCAAGAATATTCTTCATGATGCAAAATACTCTGCTTAATATTATCCACAGGTCTGGTTCTATTTTAAGGTCGTCTTaagttttcctttcttttgtaCCTTGTTGGAAATGAATCAACTTTCATACAGATAAATATAATTGCATCTACAGAAGAGTTTGAGGtgggcagtggtggaatgttactactattttacatttacatttactacaGTAAGTACTGTACAATGATGAGGTACTTGTATTTAACTTTTATAATAtggtatttattattatagccattctgcataatgtgcACAATCATTTTTGCTAACACTTTATTGCACTGCACTTTTGCATGATATTTTACACTACTCTtcttacactgtggtattgctacttttaagTGAGAAATATATCTTTTTCCACCGCAGGTACGAGTGGGTGTGTCAAAACCTAAAGTATCAACACTACCAATACTAAGTCTTGCTTTGAGAGTTTTGGAAATTGGTCTGTTGGTCTATTTGTTAGTTAGTTTATTGGTCTATatttttatacagtctatgttaaAGTAACGAGCAAGTATTTCAGGTTTGAGATAGCATTCAttcaatgaaaacattttcaaaagtaGCCTAATAATTCTGGAAACACTTTATAAATGACACATGGCTCTCTCAGACGTTCGCAGCTTTAATAAGTATTTGTGTCAGTATCGGTGATCCTGGTCCTGGTATTACTTGGTATCAGATGGTGTGCGCAAATAAGGTACACATGACACTACTTTTCCTGAACTTGACTATTAAACCAGCTAACTGCTGACTGCAGCCACACACCTtcatatcttatttatttatgccaTTGTTTGATGTCAAAGAGATGCAGTTTGTCgctttaaagtttttaaatatattggaCAGCTTCacatatacaatacattacagACATTGTTGAGATGAGGCTAAGTGTTCTGGTTTAGAGGGAAATTGGTTATCTTTTATCCCCTGTCTTTAGGCATGTATAGCCAACTCTTCTGCTGCACAAAAATCCCACTAACACCCACttacatctggcttttgtctgtGATGGCAAAGGTTACAATTGGCATTCATTCCCAGGACAAATGACTCTGCAGTAGACACAGTTAATTATTTGCTCCAGCTCTGATCAGCAATGACATGCTATTTTCCCCCCCTTTTTCTGGCACGATGCTACGTGAATCGTTCACTGCAATAAaatatgctctcttcaaagccaccaaaatccattgacagaaacagcAATATTACCTCTCTTGTCATCGTAAAACACGCTTCATACAAAATCGacagcaacaaaata from Cottoperca gobio chromosome 17, fCotGob3.1, whole genome shotgun sequence carries:
- the fabp6 gene encoding gastrotropin produces the protein MAFAGKWETENQEGYDAFCKLLGIPDDVIEKGRDYKMVTEVTQDGDNFSWTQMYPTNAKVTNKFIIDKECDMETIGGKKFKATVHMEEGKLSVAFPNYHHTSEISGGKLVETSKAGSVVLKRTSKKI